A single Streptococcus hyointestinalis DNA region contains:
- the tnpB gene encoding IS66 family insertion sequence element accessory protein TnpB (TnpB, as the term is used for proteins encoded by IS66 family insertion elements, is considered an accessory protein, since TnpC, encoded by a neighboring gene, is a DDE family transposase.): MTIRLSDLGQVYLVCGKTDMRQGIDSLAYLVKSQFNLDPFSGQVYLFCGGRKDRFKALYWNGQGFWLLYKRFENGKLTWPNNEEEVKALTSEQVDWLMKGFSINPKINIPVL, from the coding sequence ATGACCATACGACTCAGTGATTTAGGTCAAGTCTACTTGGTTTGTGGGAAAACGGACATGCGTCAAGGGATTGATTCTCTCGCCTACCTTGTCAAAAGTCAATTCAATCTGGATCCCTTTTCAGGTCAGGTCTATCTCTTCTGCGGAGGTCGAAAAGACCGATTCAAAGCTCTTTACTGGAACGGACAAGGATTTTGGTTACTTTACAAACGTTTTGAAAATGGAAAATTGACCTGGCCAAACAATGAAGAAGAGGTCAAGGCTCTAACTTCCGAACAGGTAGACTGGCTCATGAAAGGATTTTCGATCAATCCAAAAATAAATATTCCCGTGTTGTAA
- a CDS encoding LPXTG cell wall anchor domain-containing protein yields MLQKLFPNTGEDNSASVAAMGAGMILASLGLAAKRRRKED; encoded by the coding sequence ATGTTGCAGAAACTCTTTCCAAACACAGGTGAAGATAACTCAGCATCAGTTGCGGCTATGGGAGCAGGCATGATCCTTGCATCACTTGGACTTGCTGCAAAACGTCGTCGTAAAGAAGACTAA